In Methylomonas sp. AM2-LC, the genomic window GGCAACGGCTCATTGATAAACGCGTACTGCGCCTGGTAGGTCTGATGCTGCGAAGTGGCGTGATGATTGACGGTGTGGTTATGCGAAGCGAAGAAGGTACGATGCAGGGTGGGCCGTTAAGTCCGCTGCTCAGTAATATTGTACTGGATGAACTGGATAAGGAATTGGAAAAGCGCGGACTGGAATTTTGTAGGTTTGCGGATGATTGCAACATATTCGTTAAATCGCAGAAAGCGGCGGAACGGGTCATGGAAACAGTCAGCCAATTCATAGAAGGTAAACTCAAGCTCAAGGTGAACCGGGAGAAAAGCCAAGTGGCGAGATCAGAAGGGGTAAAGTTTTTGGGCTTTACGGTGGTGAATGGAACGATAGCCATCGCCCGTAAAGCCCTGCAAAACGCGATGGATAAAGTCAAAGCCCTTACGCCGCGCGGCACCCATATGGATATAGAAACCGCCCTCAAGACAATAAACCAATGGTACATTGGCTGGTCGAATTATTTCAGTCTAAGCAACTATCCTGCGCAATTGCACAAGATAGAAGCGCATATCCGGCGGCGACTGAGGGCTAGGTTGGTTGATCAGCAGAAGAGGAAGAAGAATCTTTATCGGACGCTGGTTAAAAGAGGGGTATCAAGGAATTTAGCGGCCAGAACCGTCTATTCCAACCGGAAAAGATGGGCGCTTAGTAAGACGGTAGCGGTTTCGAGAGCCTATCTGTAGCTGCTTGCAATCGAAAACGCGCAAACCAGCAATCAGCGCAATTTTCGACCGGAATTATCTGCAACTGACGGCGGCTCAAACCGACATTATTTGCAACTGAACTTGCAATCGATTACGCAAACTTGCAATCATCCGCCGCAAACCAGGATTATTTGCAACTGACACCAGTTCCAGAAACTCAACACCAAGGAAACAATATGGACGTTGATTCGTTGACGAGATAGTTGGACGATCAAGACCAGATTCGGCGTGAAGCGCATCTTGGCAAGACAAACTTCCAGAAAACGGAGGTTTTCTGGAAGCCTTGCTTGATCCCTGGATATGACTTAACACGCCCAACGGGTGCTCTATGCCGTACTGATCGAGGCTGGCGTTTCAGTTGCAAATAATCCTGGTTTGCGGCGGATGATTGCAGGTTGATGTGATTGATTGCAGGTTCGGTTGCAAATAATGTCGGTTTGAACACCCTTCAGTTGCATTTAATTCCGGTCGAAAAATGCGCTGATTGCAGGTTTGCGGGTTTTCGATTGCAGGTTGTTACATCTACTGATACACCAAGCCAAACATTAGGTAATGGGAATGAGTTATTTGCTTGTGCTGATCTGTTAACCCATTCTCGCATCCTCTCTGGACGCTTTGTGAGTATTTGGAAGGTATGCTGCTTTGCCTGTGCCATAACAACAAATATTTTTTCTATGAAAGAATCCGGAACTGACTCATGAAACAAATCCGACATAGAGTTTACAAAAATCATTCTCGGACGCTTCCATTTTAAAGGAATCGATAATCTATCCTCGTGACACTGAACATCTGTGAATTTACGTCCGTAATAAGACGTTACAGGATTAGCTGCCAGCCTTGGCCACTCGCGTTCGCAATAACAAAACTTGCATCCCGTGGAAATTTTACTGCACCCGGTTATGCAATTCCAAACTTCTGTGGTCCATTCTATTTTACTTGCCATTATAATTTGATATTTTGAGGTTACTCACGCACTAGTAATTTTGTTCCTAGCGATTTTTTGCAATTTGAGCAAAATGCTGTCTTGTTTTCTTTATAATCTGCATGGTTGTGAATTCCTGAATTATCAGTTGGTTTACCATCAAACCTGTACTTCCACTCGTAATATCCTGAATAAGTCCCTTTCTTGAAAAATTCTTAACATCCGCAATATGGGCATGATTGTATTGAGTTTAATTGCTCAATGATCGGATCAATATTGCTCATTTACTGACTATGCTTACTGGGTATTCATTGTAAACCCGTCCGCCAAGTATCCGGCCAGTCACATCTTTTCCAACACGTTTTACAGTAATGCAATCCGCATCTTCGTCTTGAGGTGGTGAATCTAAAAATTCACCTTGAGAATTTATCCATGCAAATTGACCTGGATGTGTACCAAATCCATCTCCACCTGCAGAACACCATTCACCCCAACTTTCGAAGTTAAGAGGTATTACGGCCTCTTCGCACTGGTCACGCAACGAAAAGGCCCAATCGGGGTGCATTGGTTTAGCGTCCTCTCCGTGTTCGCCTGAAACGACCACCCAATCAATTATTCCATTAAATTTTCCTCCATCACCACGATTACCACCTATCCATGGATATCCACCGTCTATCCTTCTTAAATCTAGGGGACCTAATAATGGCTGAACAGATACCCATCGAATAGCGGCCGGTGTTTGCATTAATAGAGGAATACGTTCCTGAGCAGTTTTTTGGTCATTAATTTCAACACCAATCCATACGTTTTTCAGTGGCCAGTCTTTAAAACAAAGATCAAGGCCATAAGCTGATTTAGCTTGGGATAAAACTGCTTCAAAAAAAACATCGTCTCGAAGTACAGCTCTCATTCTTTCAGGAAATATTGTTTTAATTAGAAACTGATGCTGAGGTGTATCAGCGATTACGGCGAAGACTTCTGGCAAAAACTCGTCTAATACATCTTCACCAAATAAGTCATGCGATTTGCTTACATGAATAATTCGCGGCTCGCCACAGAATATAGGTACATTTAAAATAGCGGGTGTCATGAAGTTTTCAAGGGGATTCCATTCTTCGTTTAAAATGGTTTTTTCGTTTTGCATAGTTTATTACCTGTATTCTTGTTAAGACCAAAAGCTAAATATCTAAAAACGAATTTCCCCGTGGACTATGCAAAACATCAAGCCTTTTCCTGCCACTCCCATTACCCCAGCCTGTTTTTGTGATAATTTCAATCCTGTCACGAGAAAATGAATCTATAACATCATCATTTTCTGCATCAGTTGCAAGAACAGATAACATGCCATCGCTCAAAAGTTTTTCTAGTTTATTATTAACAATCTGAAATTCGCCAACCATAATCACGTTGGCAACCGGATACACAATGCCGTGGTAACTTGAAACAACGCCTGATTTACATAGGCGGGAGAATATTTCGTATAAATCATCACCGTTTTCAGCTAGTCTTTTTTGGGTGAGGGCATTTTTTGTATCTCGTGGAAATTCGACCCTATAGTTAATATAAAGATCATCCGTCAGGCCGATTACACTCATAACTGTTGACACCTTCAAAAGCACCCACCCGTTTGATTAATTTTTGTTTAGGTATGGGCACATTTAAACATTATTACTTGAAAATGTCAAACAATATATTTGTATTTTTTTGCTCTGCAATCGAAATAATCGGCATTATCATTGTTGATTAATTTTTTCTATCGAACCAGTGCATGTTGTCCTTGAATTATGTTACCGCTAATTTGAATCTTCCTTTCAATACGATTACCTCTGATTTTCTCTCTCATGTTCTTCTAATATTGGCAACAAATCATTGAGCGTC contains:
- a CDS encoding DUF5131 family protein, with product MQNEKTILNEEWNPLENFMTPAILNVPIFCGEPRIIHVSKSHDLFGEDVLDEFLPEVFAVIADTPQHQFLIKTIFPERMRAVLRDDVFFEAVLSQAKSAYGLDLCFKDWPLKNVWIGVEINDQKTAQERIPLLMQTPAAIRWVSVQPLLGPLDLRRIDGGYPWIGGNRGDGGKFNGIIDWVVVSGEHGEDAKPMHPDWAFSLRDQCEEAVIPLNFESWGEWCSAGGDGFGTHPGQFAWINSQGEFLDSPPQDEDADCITVKRVGKDVTGRILGGRVYNEYPVSIVSK
- the ltrA gene encoding group II intron reverse transcriptase/maturase, whose translation is MSQLIEEERLFEDLCYASYLRIGFEQVKENKGKPGIDGVSIQDFEFRLEEELRQLQQELLNWTYKPSPVRRVEIPKPGGQGGRLLGIPTVRDRVVQTAVKLLLEPLFDPYFSPHSYGFRPGRSPHDAVQAAQNIVNSGKPYVVDIDLSKFFDRIHHDRLIARMGQRLIDKRVLRLVGLMLRSGVMIDGVVMRSEEGTMQGGPLSPLLSNIVLDELDKELEKRGLEFCRFADDCNIFVKSQKAAERVMETVSQFIEGKLKLKVNREKSQVARSEGVKFLGFTVVNGTIAIARKALQNAMDKVKALTPRGTHMDIETALKTINQWYIGWSNYFSLSNYPAQLHKIEAHIRRRLRARLVDQQKRKKNLYRTLVKRGVSRNLAARTVYSNRKRWALSKTVAVSRAYL
- a CDS encoding DUF5131 family protein, which gives rise to MASKIEWTTEVWNCITGCSKISTGCKFCYCEREWPRLAANPVTSYYGRKFTDVQCHEDRLSIPLKWKRPRMIFVNSMSDLFHESVPDSFIEKIFVVMAQAKQHTFQILTKRPERMREWVNRSAQANNSFPLPNVWLGVSVDVTTCNRKPANLQSAHFSTGIKCN